TCCATTTGCGCGCCCATCTTCGTGACGAACGGCTTCACCGTGGCCGGCTCCTCGCCGCTGACGCCGATGAACGTGACGTTCTCCTTGAACTTCTTCTGCATGTCCGTGAGGTGCGGGATGCTGACGCGGCACGGCGGGCACCACGTGGCCCAGAATTCGACGACGAAGTATTGCCTGCCTTTTCCGTCGGCGAGTTTCTGTTCCTTGCCCTTCACCCACTCGGAGATTTTGAGAGCGGGCGCGGCGTCGCCAAGCTCCGCGGCTTGGAGCGCCGAGCAGGCGGCGAGGAGCGCGGCGGCGGCGAGGAGTCGTTGAGGTTGCGGTTTCATTCGGGTTCGTTGGGTTGGAGTTGACCGGAGATTGCCCCGGAGCCGGGCGTTTGCAAGACGCAAGATGCCGCGATCACCGCCAAAGTCTCGACACCTTCCGGATCGTTCACTAGCCTCCGCCCACGGTTTTTACAGTGCCATGAATCAACTCGACCTGAAGGGAAGGAACGGAATCGTCACGGGCGGTGCGCGCGGGATCGGCTTCGCCATCGCCAAGCGGCTGCTCGAATCCGGCGCGCGCGTGTGCCTGTGGGACCGCGACGCGGCGGCGCTCGCCGCGGCAGCCACCTCGCTCGGCGCCCTCGGTGAAGTGACGACGCACACGCTCGACCTCACGAAACCCGACGCGTGCAAGGCCGCCGCGCGATCGACACGCGACCGCTTCGGTTCCGTCGAGTTGCTTGTCAACAACGCGGGCATCGCGGGCGTGAACAAGCGCGTCTGGGAATTTGCCGCGGACGAATGGCGCGCGGTGATCGAAACCAACCTCAACGCCGTGTTCTACGTCTGCAACGCCGTCGTCCCCTTCATGCTCGAACGAAAATACGGCCGCATCGTGAGCACGGCGTCCATCGCGGGCAAGGAAGGCAATCCCAACGCGGCCCATTACAGCGCGGCGAAGGCCGGCGTGATCGGCCTCACCAAGTCGCTCGGCAAGGAGCTCGCGAAGGAGGGCATCCTCGTCAACTGCATCACGCCCGCGGTCATCCAGACGGACATCCTCAAGCAGGTCGAGCAATACCACATCGACTACATGCTCTCGAAGATCCCGATGGGGCGCTTTGGGAAAGTGGAGGAAGCCGCCGCGCTCGTCGCGTGGCTTTGCAGTGACGATTGCTCGTTCACCACGGGCGGTGTGTTCGATCTCTCCGGCGGGCGGGCGACCTATTGACCGCGAACGGAATGGCCGCGCGATGCGGACATGTTCCCCCTTCCCAACCGCAAACCCCTCGCGTAGCGTTCGCCGCACTTTCGATCATGCCGAGCGTTTTCATCAAGACCTACGGCTGCCAGATGAACGAGCGGGACAGCGAGGCTGTGGCCGCGCAACTGGTCTCGCGCGGGTATTCCCTCGCGCCGAGCGAGGCCGGCGCGGACGTGATTCTCCTGAACACCTGCAGCATCCGCGACCAGGCCGAGCAAAAGGCGCTGGGCAAGATGGCGACGCTCGCAGCGCAGCGGCGCAAGCGCGGGTCCAATCAGGTGCTCGGCTTCGTGGGCTGCATGGCGCAGGGCCGGGGGCGGGAGTTGATCGAGCGGTTGCCGGACGTGGACCTCGTGCTCGGCACGCAGCGATTCCATCACGCGGCGGATCACCTCGACGAAATCCTCGCGGGACGGATGCGCAACGTCGTGGACATCGCTGACGAAGCGGGCAGCGAAGCGACCATTCGCGAGCACTTGTTCCGTCCATCCGGCGCGCAAGTCACCGCCTTTGTCAGCATCATGCAGGGCTGCAATCAATACTGCACCTTCTGCATCGTGCCCTACACGCGCGGCCCGGAGCGCAGCCGCGCGACCGGCGACATCCTTGCCGAGTGCCGGGAACTCGTCGCGCGCGGCGTGAAGGAAATCACGCTCCTCGGCCAGATCGTGACGAGCTACGGCCGCCGTGAAGTCCCCGCGCGAGGCGGCAGATCCGCATTCGTGCAACTGCTCGACGCGGTGCACGCGATCGAGGGCTTGGAGCGCATACGGTTCACCTCGCCGCATCCGAAGGGTTACGGCGCGGACTTGATCGAGGCATTTACGAGGTTGCCGAAGCTGTGCGAGCACGCCCATCTGCCCGTGCAAAGCGGCAGCGACCGCCTCCTGCGGTTGATGCATCGCGGCTACACGCGCGAGCGGTTCCTCGGCATCGTGTCCGCGCTTCGCGCCGCGCGCCCAGGCATTGCGATCGGCACGGACATCATCGTCGGTTTTCCCGGCGAGACGGAGGAAGACCTCCAGCAGACCGTCGCGCTCGTGCGCGAGGTCGGCTTCGACAACGTATTCGCCTTCAAATACAGCCCGCGTGAAGGGACACCCGCCGCCACGATGTCCGGCGCCGTGCCGGAAGAAGTGATCGAACGCCGGCACGCGCACCTGCTCGAAGTGGTGAACGACTGCTCGGCGCGCAAGCTCGCCCAGTGCGTCGGCCGCCGGATGCAGGTGCTGGTCGAGGGGCCGAGTCATCGGAATCCCGAGCGTGTCGAAGGCCGGACGCGTTGCAATCGCATTGTAGTCTTCGAGGGTGGCGCGCGGCATCACGGGCAGTTGCTCGACGTGCGCATTGATCGCGCAAGCCGCAGCACGCTCTACGGAGATCCGGCGATCCACATGGACGCCTGCGACAACGCCGCATGACCCTCTCCCAGATCGCCATCGTCCTCGGCTTGGGCTTCGCGCTTCCGCAAGTTTATGGGCTTGTCGAGCCCGCGGGCTATCGCGCAGCGCTCCGCAAGTTCCCGCGCTCCGAGCCCTGTGGCTGGGTGCTCATGGCCATCGCCACGCTTTGGATGCTTCACTACCTGCGGCTTGAATCCAACGCCGACATCGCGAAGCTCAAGCCGCTGCTTTACGGGCTCTTTATCGCGCTCGGTGTGGGCACGTGCGTGTTGGTGCGGGATTTTCTGGCGGTGCGCGGACTGGCCCTCGTGCTGATGCTCGCGGCGAAGTTTGTGCTCGATACCGCGCGCTGGCATGAGTCGGTCTGGCGCCTCGTGCTCATCACGTGGGCCTACGTCTGGATCATCGCGGGCATCTGGTGGACCGTTTCGCCCTGGCGGCTCCGCGACAGTTTGGAGCGGAAGACGTCGACCGACACCGTGGTGCGGGTCGGCAGCGGCCTGCGGCTGGCGATCGGGCTCTTCATCGCGATTCTCGGACTGACCGTCCTCTGACCTGCGAAGGCCCTCGAGCCCATGAAACCGAAGGGGCGCATCCTCGTCATTCGCGGCGGAGCGATCGGGGATTTCATCGTGACGCTTCCGGTGCTCACGGCCCTGCGGCACCACTTTCCCGACACGCACATCGAGGTTCTCGGCTATCCGCGCATCGCACAACTTGCGCTCGCGGGCAGGCTCGCGGACGCGGTGCGCTC
This sequence is a window from Verrucomicrobiota bacterium. Protein-coding genes within it:
- the miaB gene encoding tRNA (N6-isopentenyl adenosine(37)-C2)-methylthiotransferase MiaB → MPSVFIKTYGCQMNERDSEAVAAQLVSRGYSLAPSEAGADVILLNTCSIRDQAEQKALGKMATLAAQRRKRGSNQVLGFVGCMAQGRGRELIERLPDVDLVLGTQRFHHAADHLDEILAGRMRNVVDIADEAGSEATIREHLFRPSGAQVTAFVSIMQGCNQYCTFCIVPYTRGPERSRATGDILAECRELVARGVKEITLLGQIVTSYGRREVPARGGRSAFVQLLDAVHAIEGLERIRFTSPHPKGYGADLIEAFTRLPKLCEHAHLPVQSGSDRLLRLMHRGYTRERFLGIVSALRAARPGIAIGTDIIVGFPGETEEDLQQTVALVREVGFDNVFAFKYSPREGTPAATMSGAVPEEVIERRHAHLLEVVNDCSARKLAQCVGRRMQVLVEGPSHRNPERVEGRTRCNRIVVFEGGARHHGQLLDVRIDRASRSTLYGDPAIHMDACDNAA
- a CDS encoding SDR family oxidoreductase — its product is MNQLDLKGRNGIVTGGARGIGFAIAKRLLESGARVCLWDRDAAALAAAATSLGALGEVTTHTLDLTKPDACKAAARSTRDRFGSVELLVNNAGIAGVNKRVWEFAADEWRAVIETNLNAVFYVCNAVVPFMLERKYGRIVSTASIAGKEGNPNAAHYSAAKAGVIGLTKSLGKELAKEGILVNCITPAVIQTDILKQVEQYHIDYMLSKIPMGRFGKVEEAAALVAWLCSDDCSFTTGGVFDLSGGRATY